One stretch of Actinacidiphila sp. DG2A-62 DNA includes these proteins:
- a CDS encoding MaoC family dehydratase gives MTTPSTVTVHGLDELKALAGTDLGASDWIEVTQERIDGFADATDDHQWIHTDPERAAAGPFGAPIAHGYLTLSLFIPLFTGLLEVEGVSTKVNYGLNKVRFPSPVRVGSRIRLVARLAEVEEVPGGVQITVDGTIEIEGAAKPAAVLQSLSRFYA, from the coding sequence ATGACCACGCCCTCGACCGTCACCGTGCACGGTCTCGACGAGCTCAAGGCCCTGGCCGGCACCGACCTGGGCGCCAGCGACTGGATCGAGGTCACCCAGGAGCGCATCGACGGCTTCGCCGACGCGACGGACGACCACCAGTGGATCCACACCGATCCCGAGCGCGCCGCCGCCGGCCCCTTCGGCGCCCCGATCGCGCACGGCTACCTCACGCTGTCGCTGTTCATCCCGCTGTTCACCGGCCTGCTGGAGGTCGAGGGCGTCAGCACCAAGGTCAACTACGGCCTGAACAAGGTGCGTTTCCCGTCACCGGTCCGCGTCGGCTCCCGCATCCGGCTGGTCGCGCGGCTCGCCGAGGTGGAGGAGGTCCCCGGCGGCGTGCAGATCACCGTCGACGGCACGATCGAGATCGAGGGCGCCGCCAAGCCGGCCGCGGTGCTGCAGAGTCTCTCCCGCTTCTACGCCTGA
- a CDS encoding IucA/IucC family protein → MTRPGGGEASAHGAAGDCAVGGAAGAGAASPDPADAAPGTDSRDPADAAHDAGSREAVEGELLTRVLSTTLREDVCGLRTRSTVEDRPDGRWLRLPGGDCAPGDAGSDDGPAGDGPRGDALRGDALRGDALRGDTPRFDSANGTPQDLLLPVEEDGFQCAYAARSPLMVVGGREVTDGEEVIAALARHATAEDAPGFEAFAAEYRDALAALRLHAATREGTVARLVARHGDDLADWRGPQAALAFDVLAARHGHPLYPTWAARPGLSADHLRAYAPEFGATFALRWLAVPREALTVAGGPVPDLPPSGPRGSSGPPASITSPGTPGASGTTGTPGTPGTAGTPGTPVSGRGVGTNPLADALAPFWPAPSDLGLAGLDHTHLALPVHPSTAAGAAGGPLHEALRATGLLGSAVLAERPWLSAAPTLSMRTVALTAHPGVHLKLPLATSTLGRLNLRTIKPGTLVDGAAAQRLLAAVTAREPRFQGLVPHCDETRWAHAGHAVLAVLVRRLPPGLDGCTVLPLAALAATAPDGRLVADHLADRHTGGDPVALFDAVLTLLLDWQTTLFGYGVALESHQQNISLVLDDRPGAPRLRLLFKDDDGLRVNRRRLAETLGPDAWGSRAQDGPPPFDDPRVTVDDDGPLVDLFTTVTVHLCAGALAVALASAGRAPFPVLTGLVRERLAEATERLGDGPGSPGRTLRAALLESDRLPVKAMVTAGTLLTKERSGASDINKHYTLGPNYLLREPR, encoded by the coding sequence GTGACGCGCCCCGGAGGCGGGGAGGCCTCCGCGCACGGCGCCGCCGGCGACTGCGCGGTGGGAGGCGCGGCAGGCGCGGGAGCCGCGAGCCCGGACCCGGCGGACGCGGCGCCCGGCACGGACTCGCGGGACCCGGCGGACGCGGCGCACGACGCGGGCTCGCGGGAGGCGGTGGAGGGCGAGCTGCTGACCCGGGTGCTGAGCACGACGCTCCGGGAGGACGTGTGCGGGCTGCGCACGCGGAGCACGGTCGAGGACCGGCCGGACGGCCGCTGGCTGCGGCTGCCCGGCGGCGACTGCGCGCCGGGGGACGCCGGGTCCGACGACGGCCCGGCGGGCGACGGTCCGCGAGGCGACGCTCTGCGGGGCGACGCTCTGCGGGGCGACGCTCTGCGGGGCGACACTCCGCGGTTCGACAGCGCGAACGGGACGCCGCAGGACCTCCTCCTGCCGGTCGAGGAGGACGGCTTCCAGTGCGCGTACGCGGCGCGGTCGCCGCTCATGGTGGTCGGCGGTCGCGAGGTGACCGACGGCGAGGAGGTCATCGCCGCGCTCGCCCGGCACGCCACGGCCGAGGACGCCCCGGGCTTCGAGGCGTTCGCCGCCGAGTACCGCGACGCGCTGGCCGCGCTCCGGCTCCACGCGGCCACCCGTGAGGGGACGGTGGCACGGCTCGTCGCACGGCACGGCGACGACCTCGCGGACTGGCGCGGTCCCCAGGCTGCGCTCGCGTTCGACGTGCTCGCCGCGCGGCACGGACACCCGCTCTACCCGACCTGGGCCGCCCGCCCCGGCCTGTCCGCCGACCACCTGCGGGCGTACGCACCTGAGTTCGGCGCGACGTTCGCCCTGCGCTGGCTCGCCGTGCCGCGCGAGGCGCTCACGGTCGCCGGCGGCCCGGTCCCGGACCTCCCGCCGTCCGGACCACGGGGCTCCTCCGGACCGCCCGCCTCGATCACGTCACCCGGAACCCCCGGAGCGTCCGGAACGACCGGAACCCCCGGAACACCCGGGACGGCCGGAACCCCCGGAACACCCGTAAGCGGACGCGGCGTCGGAACCAATCCGCTCGCGGACGCACTCGCGCCGTTCTGGCCCGCGCCCTCGGACCTCGGCCTCGCGGGTCTCGACCACACCCATCTCGCCCTGCCCGTGCACCCGTCGACGGCGGCCGGTGCGGCCGGCGGCCCGCTGCACGAGGCGCTGCGCGCGACGGGGCTGCTCGGCAGCGCGGTGCTCGCCGAGCGGCCGTGGCTGAGCGCGGCGCCGACGCTGTCCATGCGGACCGTGGCGCTCACCGCGCACCCCGGCGTGCATCTGAAGCTGCCGCTCGCCACCTCCACGCTGGGCCGGCTCAACCTCCGCACCATCAAGCCGGGCACGCTCGTCGACGGCGCGGCGGCGCAACGCCTGCTCGCCGCCGTCACGGCCCGCGAGCCGCGGTTCCAGGGGCTGGTCCCGCACTGCGACGAGACCCGCTGGGCGCACGCGGGCCACGCGGTGCTCGCCGTGCTGGTGCGGCGGCTGCCGCCCGGCCTCGACGGCTGCACGGTGCTGCCGCTGGCGGCGCTGGCCGCGACCGCGCCCGACGGCCGGCTGGTCGCCGACCACCTGGCCGACCGGCACACGGGCGGCGATCCGGTGGCGCTGTTCGACGCCGTCCTGACACTGCTCCTGGACTGGCAGACCACGCTGTTCGGGTACGGCGTCGCGCTCGAGTCGCACCAGCAGAACATCTCGCTGGTCCTGGACGACCGTCCGGGCGCGCCGCGCCTGCGGCTGCTGTTCAAGGACGACGACGGGCTGCGCGTCAACCGGCGCCGCCTCGCCGAGACGCTCGGGCCGGACGCGTGGGGTTCGCGTGCCCAGGACGGCCCGCCCCCCTTCGACGACCCGCGCGTCACCGTGGACGACGACGGCCCGCTCGTGGACCTGTTCACCACCGTCACCGTCCACCTCTGCGCGGGCGCTCTGGCCGTGGCCCTGGCCAGCGCCGGCCGCGCGCCGTTTCCCGTCCTGACCGGCCTGGTCCGCGAGCGCCTCGCGGAGGCGACCGAACGCCTCGGCGACGGCCCCGGCAGCCCCGGGCGCACCTTGCGCGCCGCGCTCCTGGAGTCCGACCGCCTGCCGGTCAAGGCCATGGTGACCGCGGGCACGCTGCTGACGAAGGAGCGTTCGGGCGCGTCCGACATCAACAAGCACTACACCCTCGGCCCCAACTACCTTCTGCGCGAGCCCCGATGA
- a CDS encoding ATP-grasp domain-containing protein, giving the protein MQMYLLALNPTDSVTEGFLPAARRLGLTVTVLTDQPDAHRAVAAAGDEDVEVARCAVRDVRAVVSRISAGRRPGAVFSNSDHLQVQAALAADYFGLPGKDWRAALRTKDKAEMRRRLAAAGLPPGTTVRAAELPAEQDLSDALDRPQVREVPFPCVVKPREGVASEDVVLVADPAELAARCREIRARRPHDALVVEEFVSGRLHTLETLGDGRARRVLGGFRTRLSPPPYFIEERLTWEPDLARPLVDQVLVQLDALGVGFGACHTEFVVDGDRARLVEVNYRAIGDQCDLLLAELLGVPLFDLVLRVHLGEPLPPGPWPAPDAAACLVYPYARTAGVLTAAPGPEDVEVDGVRLAYRPLREIGSRRPVHHTNRDLLGVVRAIGPDPARVGRAADAYVASRTWEITP; this is encoded by the coding sequence GTGCAGATGTACCTGCTGGCCCTCAACCCGACGGACTCGGTGACCGAGGGCTTCCTGCCCGCCGCCCGCCGGCTCGGCCTGACCGTCACCGTGCTCACCGACCAGCCGGACGCGCACCGCGCCGTCGCCGCGGCCGGCGACGAGGACGTGGAGGTGGCGCGGTGCGCGGTGCGCGACGTCCGCGCGGTCGTGTCCCGGATCTCGGCCGGCCGCCGCCCCGGCGCGGTGTTCAGCAACAGCGACCACCTCCAGGTCCAGGCGGCGCTGGCGGCGGACTACTTCGGGCTGCCCGGCAAGGACTGGCGGGCGGCGCTGCGGACGAAGGACAAGGCCGAGATGCGACGGCGGCTGGCCGCGGCCGGCCTGCCGCCCGGCACGACGGTGCGCGCCGCCGAACTCCCCGCGGAGCAGGACCTGTCGGACGCGCTGGACCGGCCGCAGGTGCGGGAGGTGCCGTTCCCGTGCGTGGTCAAGCCGCGCGAGGGCGTGGCGAGCGAGGACGTCGTGCTCGTCGCGGACCCGGCCGAACTCGCCGCCCGCTGCCGGGAGATCCGCGCCCGCCGCCCGCACGACGCCCTGGTGGTCGAGGAGTTCGTGTCCGGGCGGCTGCACACGCTGGAGACGCTCGGCGACGGCCGGGCGCGCCGGGTGCTGGGCGGCTTCCGCACCCGCCTCTCCCCTCCGCCGTACTTCATCGAGGAGCGGCTGACCTGGGAACCCGACCTGGCGCGGCCCCTGGTGGACCAGGTGCTGGTCCAACTGGACGCGCTCGGGGTGGGGTTCGGGGCCTGCCACACGGAGTTCGTGGTGGACGGCGACCGGGCGCGGCTGGTGGAGGTCAACTATCGCGCCATCGGCGACCAGTGCGACCTGCTGCTGGCCGAGCTGCTCGGGGTGCCGCTGTTCGACCTCGTGCTGCGGGTGCACCTGGGCGAGCCGCTGCCGCCCGGCCCGTGGCCGGCGCCGGACGCCGCCGCCTGCCTCGTCTATCCCTACGCCCGCACGGCCGGGGTCCTCACCGCCGCCCCGGGGCCGGAGGACGTCGAAGTCGACGGGGTGCGGCTGGCGTACCGGCCGCTGCGCGAGATCGGCAGCAGGCGCCCGGTCCACCACACCAACCGCGACCTGCTCGGCGTGGTGCGCGCGATCGGCCCCGACCCGGCGCGCGTGGGCCGCGCGGCCGACGCGTACGTGGCCTCCCGGACCTGGGAGATCACACCGTGA
- a CDS encoding (2Fe-2S)-binding protein yields MSLARAYRRLAALCPALRLTIAAPAAGPCAAPRTAADAHAPGWTDGRLLAYDDAARRAWLDAEAARVRDVYGVRAREDVVATKALHGYLWSAALLISGPWYLQRRVPYLRPRDVEVGPGGAYRVVVPGAFACLPGDPAAGSARATVRDREEDLHAELRQAVAEHVGPLLEALRPRVRRGARALWGMVGDDLVSGLWHLGRALGEEERGAELATRVLPAPLAPFPAGARFRRLPDDHPGPDRLTRTRIGCCLHYTVRGDEVCATCPRLRALAPRAAGPAAPIPAPPRPAETIRL; encoded by the coding sequence ATGTCCCTGGCCCGCGCCTACCGGCGGCTCGCCGCGCTGTGCCCCGCGCTGCGGCTGACCATCGCCGCGCCCGCCGCCGGGCCCTGCGCCGCACCCCGCACCGCCGCCGACGCGCACGCCCCCGGCTGGACCGACGGGCGCCTCCTGGCGTACGACGACGCGGCGCGCCGGGCATGGCTGGACGCCGAGGCCGCCCGCGTCCGCGACGTCTACGGCGTGCGGGCCCGCGAGGACGTCGTCGCCACCAAGGCCCTGCACGGCTACCTCTGGTCGGCCGCCCTGCTGATCAGCGGCCCCTGGTACCTGCAGCGACGGGTGCCGTACCTGCGGCCGCGGGACGTCGAGGTCGGGCCCGGCGGGGCGTACCGGGTCGTCGTCCCCGGCGCCTTCGCGTGCCTGCCCGGCGACCCGGCGGCCGGCAGCGCGCGGGCGACCGTGCGGGACCGCGAGGAGGACCTGCACGCGGAACTGCGGCAAGCGGTCGCCGAGCACGTCGGCCCGCTGCTGGAGGCCCTGCGGCCCCGGGTGCGGCGCGGCGCCCGCGCGCTGTGGGGCATGGTCGGCGACGACCTGGTCTCCGGACTCTGGCACCTGGGCCGCGCGCTGGGCGAGGAGGAGCGCGGCGCGGAGCTGGCGACCCGGGTGCTGCCCGCGCCGCTCGCGCCCTTCCCCGCCGGCGCGCGCTTCCGCCGGCTGCCCGACGACCACCCCGGACCCGACCGGCTGACCCGGACCCGTATCGGCTGCTGCCTGCACTACACCGTGCGCGGCGACGAGGTCTGCGCCACCTGCCCGCGGCTGCGCGCGCTCGCCCCGCGCGCAGCCGGCCCGGCGGCGCCCATACCCGCGCCGCCCCGGCCCGCGGAAACAATCCGTTTGTGA
- a CDS encoding DinB family protein, with translation MSDQPARWTQATVYPDMWADPADDPRNSEGPSPDGELATLRDFLTDYRLTLRMKCEGLDAEQLARRSVPPSTMSLLGLVRHLAEVERDWRNWIGDAEPLPKLYGPRDADFDGAVADQAVVDAAFADLAREQEATDAALAAHPDLGERVGKDALSIREMLVHAIEEYARHCGHADLLRECVDGRVGQ, from the coding sequence ATGAGCGACCAGCCCGCGCGATGGACCCAGGCGACCGTGTACCCCGACATGTGGGCCGACCCGGCCGACGACCCCCGCAACAGCGAGGGCCCCAGCCCGGACGGCGAACTGGCCACGCTGCGGGACTTCCTGACCGACTACCGGCTGACCCTGCGGATGAAGTGCGAGGGCCTGGACGCGGAGCAGCTGGCCCGGCGCTCGGTGCCGCCCTCCACGATGTCGCTGCTCGGGCTCGTCCGCCACCTCGCGGAGGTGGAGCGCGACTGGCGCAACTGGATCGGCGACGCCGAGCCGCTGCCCAAGCTCTACGGTCCCCGGGACGCCGACTTCGACGGCGCGGTCGCCGACCAGGCCGTGGTCGACGCGGCCTTCGCCGACCTCGCACGCGAGCAGGAGGCCACCGACGCCGCGCTCGCCGCCCACCCCGACCTCGGCGAACGCGTCGGCAAGGACGCGCTGTCGATCCGCGAGATGCTCGTGCACGCCATCGAGGAGTACGCCCGCCACTGCGGGCACGCGGACCTGCTGCGCGAGTGCGTCGACGGCAGAGTCGGCCAGTAG
- a CDS encoding DUF5713 family protein, with translation MTITNPKVTDHAFLRTLYADGYYPDHVVDQGRAVLMRLCARIEAERPADLPGLYTLTHAATEEFNALEAAFEAAGSEIETVAREEIAEDFWFVASAYGFEEADVEELIAPREW, from the coding sequence ATGACGATCACGAATCCGAAGGTGACCGATCACGCGTTCCTGCGCACGCTGTACGCGGACGGCTACTACCCCGACCACGTCGTGGACCAGGGCCGGGCCGTGCTCATGCGGCTGTGCGCGCGGATCGAGGCCGAGCGCCCGGCGGACCTGCCCGGCCTCTACACGCTGACGCACGCGGCGACGGAGGAGTTCAACGCGCTGGAGGCCGCGTTCGAGGCCGCCGGCAGCGAGATCGAGACCGTCGCGCGTGAGGAGATAGCCGAGGACTTCTGGTTCGTGGCGTCGGCGTACGGCTTCGAGGAGGCGGACGTGGAGGAGCTGATCGCGCCCCGCGAGTGGTGA
- a CDS encoding SDR family NAD(P)-dependent oxidoreductase → MTITFITGANKGLGYETARRLIAFGHTVIAGARDPERGEAAAAALGARFVRIDVTDDASVAAAAADVAAHEGVVDVLVNNAGVHGPHGDPGALTGADVLAVLDVNVVGVVRATAAFLPLLRRSQDPVIVNVSSGMGSIALTQDPSRPESSVVAPAYTASKAALTMLTTQYAKGLKGIRVNAADPGYTATDLNGHSGPQTVTEGTDAIVRLATEPPDAGTGRFVDRHGPVAWS, encoded by the coding sequence ATGACCATCACCTTCATCACCGGAGCCAACAAGGGGCTCGGCTACGAGACCGCCCGGCGGCTGATCGCTTTCGGGCACACCGTGATCGCGGGGGCCCGCGACCCGGAGCGGGGCGAGGCGGCGGCGGCAGCGCTCGGCGCGCGCTTCGTCCGCATCGACGTCACCGACGACGCGTCGGTGGCCGCCGCGGCGGCCGACGTCGCCGCTCACGAGGGCGTGGTCGACGTCCTGGTGAACAACGCGGGGGTGCACGGCCCGCACGGCGACCCCGGCGCGCTGACCGGCGCGGACGTGCTGGCCGTCCTCGATGTGAACGTGGTCGGCGTGGTCCGCGCCACCGCCGCCTTCCTGCCGCTGCTGCGCCGCTCCCAGGACCCGGTGATCGTCAACGTCAGCAGCGGCATGGGCTCGATCGCCCTCACCCAGGACCCGTCGCGGCCGGAGTCGTCCGTGGTGGCGCCCGCGTACACCGCGTCCAAGGCGGCCCTGACGATGCTCACCACGCAGTACGCCAAGGGCTTGAAGGGCATCCGCGTCAACGCCGCGGACCCCGGTTACACCGCGACCGACCTCAACGGGCACAGCGGGCCGCAGACCGTCACCGAGGGCACCGACGCGATCGTGCGCCTGGCCACCGAGCCGCCGGACGCCGGCACCGGGCGGTTCGTCGACCGCCACGGCCCGGTCGCCTGGTCCTGA
- a CDS encoding helix-turn-helix transcriptional regulator — translation MAQKDAAGLGATIRAWRERLSPAAAGLPSGPGRRAAGLRREELAERAGLSVDYVVRLEQGRATAPSAQVVGALAHALHLSGAEREHLHRMAGLAPPDAGPVPDRLPPGVRRVLDRLGDVAVAVFAADWQMIWWNPGWAALLGDPAAVPPRLRNFARERFPVGPEPVRISRWPVATDDAEQSDLAVVSDLRRATGRFPHDARLAALVRELTAGNAGFARLWASGTVAAHREDRKVVRHPDVGSVEVDCDVLTDGDSELKIVILTPSPGTADAARFHRALAQCEAGTAASAPHLAPDAPGTPADASSATDAVSSR, via the coding sequence ATGGCACAGAAGGACGCCGCGGGGCTCGGCGCGACGATCCGCGCGTGGCGGGAGCGGCTGTCGCCCGCCGCGGCCGGGCTGCCCTCCGGGCCTGGGCGGCGGGCGGCCGGGCTGCGCCGGGAGGAACTCGCCGAGCGCGCCGGGCTGTCGGTGGACTACGTGGTGCGGCTGGAGCAGGGCCGCGCCACCGCGCCGTCCGCGCAGGTGGTCGGCGCGCTCGCGCACGCGCTGCACCTGTCCGGCGCCGAGCGCGAGCACCTGCACCGGATGGCCGGACTGGCGCCGCCGGACGCCGGCCCGGTCCCCGACCGGCTGCCGCCCGGCGTCCGCCGGGTGCTCGACCGGCTCGGCGACGTCGCGGTCGCCGTGTTCGCCGCCGACTGGCAGATGATCTGGTGGAACCCCGGCTGGGCCGCGCTCCTCGGCGACCCGGCGGCGGTGCCGCCCCGGCTGCGCAACTTCGCCCGTGAGCGGTTCCCGGTCGGCCCCGAGCCGGTGCGGATCTCCCGCTGGCCGGTGGCCACCGACGACGCCGAGCAGTCCGATCTCGCGGTCGTCTCCGACCTGCGCCGCGCGACCGGCAGGTTCCCGCACGACGCGCGCCTGGCCGCGCTGGTCCGCGAGCTCACCGCGGGCAACGCCGGCTTCGCCCGCCTCTGGGCGAGCGGCACGGTCGCCGCGCACCGCGAGGACCGCAAGGTCGTACGCCACCCGGACGTCGGCTCCGTCGAAGTCGACTGCGACGTCCTCACCGACGGCGATTCCGAGCTGAAGATCGTGATCCTCACCCCGTCCCCGGGCACCGCGGACGCGGCCCGCTTCCACCGCGCCCTCGCCCAGTGCGAGGCAGGCACCGCGGCGTCCGCCCCGCACCTCGCCCCGGACGCCCCCGGCACGCCTGCCGACGCGTCCTCCGCGACGGACGCGGTCTCCTCCCGCTGA